A region of Anopheles merus strain MAF chromosome 2R, AmerM5.1, whole genome shotgun sequence DNA encodes the following proteins:
- the LOC121590837 gene encoding calcium/calmodulin-dependent protein kinase kinase 1 isoform X1, whose amino-acid sequence MTAAAAAAAATTAAATVSPSRAKNPVTPCASGDGDDNPLPPPSPPPLTSIEPMAPTPAHHPVHYHPMITISDHNVDATANPNNRTTTINPTVHELRREVSAGPSTQSCDNDHHHHHQQQQQHYHHSNPTVVMPFVPPTNVPLDADRCDELTANVPSSTSNYHHHHQYHHPVVTTTTTTNSTTSVATNTVTGRTSKPPLHSYQHHYQSYHHHQLSTDSGGSGGSVPPAVSMVAGGGTYRSHSARFMTQHIKILPKTQSLDLADNDDMLEASNRSESQLEISAAGIGPGAGGLRGRVLPKLQTLEQTTRPIYPNVPYSPYNSPYGSPRSGRRRTPLRESRRVSIEQSGSFLQLNQYKLLDQIGQGSYGLVKLAYSEEDSTHYAMKILSKRKLLRKAGLMRRGPKRGTSPLDRVYREIAVLKKLDHPNVVKLVEVLDDPLEDSLYLVFELVQQGEVLSIPTETPLSEERAWNVFRDVLLGVEYLHYQRIIHGDLKPANLLLSDSGSVKVADLGVCNEFLGEDAAMNNGSTAGTPAFRAPETLLPGQHFYNGKAADIWALGATLFSLVHGNVPFIATSVPGVYEKIKNDPLEFPANSSAAASSISEELRDLISRMLDKDPQQRITLPQIKEHPWMTKHGTVRLPSEEENCRLVQISDEDMSSVVKSIPKLDTLILIKTMLKKHSFQNPFTKGISGRAPQAGGSRLERFCRSGRSNSAPGDYHTSERQPSSESLLPSVTEGVTSPLGSPDATSTVATITTGSIISELDSLTLRSDASCPSSSTDNDTATSLLSTSYYEVLL is encoded by the exons ATGactgcggcggcggcagcagcagcagcaacgacggCTGCTGCCACCGTGTCGCCCAGCCGAGCAAAAAACCCCGTAACCCCTTGTGCGTCCGGCGATGGTGACGATAACCCTttgccaccaccatcaccaccaccactaaccAGCATAGAACCGATGGCGCCGACGCCTGCCCATCATCCCGTGCATTACCATCCTATGATAACCATCAGTGACCATAACGTGGACGCCACTGCTAACCCTAACAACCGTACTACTACTATTAACCCAACCGTGCATGAGCTTCGGCGTGAGGTATCGGCGGGACCCAGTACCCAATCCTGTGATaatgaccaccaccaccaccatcaacaacaacaacaacattatcATCATTCTAACCCAACTGTTGTTATGCCTTTCGTACCACCCACTAACGTGCCGCTCGATGCAGATCGATGCGACGAACTAACTGCTAACGTCCCATCATCCACCAGcaattaccaccaccaccaccaatacCATCATCCCGTcgtaaccaccaccaccaccaccaacagtaCTACCAGTGTTGCCACTAACACGGTGACGGGAAGGACCAGTAAACCGCCGCTCCATAGCTACCAGCACCACTACCAgagctaccaccaccatcagctcTCCACTGacagtggtggtagtggtggtagtgtgCCACCAGCAGTGTCGATGGTAGCGGGCGGTGGCACCTATCGGTCGCATAGTGCCCGCTTTATGACGCAGCACATTAAAATCCTACCCAAAACTCAATCCCTCGATTTGGCAGATAATGACGACATGCTGGAAGCGTCCAACCGGTCCGAATCGCAGCTCGAGATCAGTGCGGCCGGTATTGGGCCGGGGGCGGGTGGGCTGCGGGGCCGCGTACTGCCGAAGCTGCAGACGCTCGAGCAGACGACGCGCCCGATCTACCCGAACGTGCCGTACAGCCCGTACAACAGCCCGTACGGTAGCCCGCGCAGTGGCCGCCGCCGGACACCGTTGCGCGAGTCGAGGCGCGTGTCGATCGAGCAGTCGGGCAGCTTTCTGCAGCTGAACCAGTACAAACTGCTGGACCAGATTGGGCAG GGTTCGTACGGTTTGGTGAAGCTGGCATACTCCGAGGAAGACTCTACACACTACGCCATGAAGATCCTGTCGAAAAGGAAGCTCCTTCGCAAGGCGGGCCTGATGCGCCGGGGACCGAAGCGGGGCACATCACCACTGGACCGGGTGTATCGTGAGATTGCCGTGCTGAAGAAG CTGGACCATCCGAACGTGGTGAAGCTGGTGGAGGTGCTGGACGATCCGCTGGAGGATTCGCTCTATCTAGTCTTCGAGTTGGTGCAACAGGGCGAAGTGTTGAGCATACCGACCGAAACACCCCTGAGCGAGGAACGTGCCTGGAATGTGTTTCGAGACGTGCTGCTGGGCGTCGAATATC TACACTATCAGCGCATCATCCACGGGGACCTGAAGCCGGCCAATCTGCTGCTGTCCGATTCTGGCAGCGTCAAGGTGGCCGACCTCGGCGTCTGCAACGAGTTCCTCGGCGAGGATGCGGCCATGAACAACGGTTCCACGGCGGGGACGCCCGCCTTCCGGGCGCCGGAAACTCTGCTGCCCGGGCAACACTTTTACAATGGCAAGGCGGCCGACATCTGGGCCCTGGGCGCGACACTGTTCTCGCTCGTGCACGGTAACGTCCCGTTCATTGCCACCTCGGTGCCGGGCGTGTACGAGAAGATCAAGAACGATCCGCTCGAGTTTCCGGCGAACTCGAGTGCCGccgccagcagcatcagcGAGGAGCTACGCGATCTGATCAGCCGTATGCTGGATAAGGACCCGCAGCAGCGCATCACGCTGCCCCAGATCAAGGAGCACCCGTGGATGACCAAGCACGGTACGGTGCGGCTGCCGAGCGAGGAGGAAAACTGCCGGCTGGTGCAGATCAGCGACGAGGACATGAGCAGCGTGGTCAAGAGCATACCGAAGCTGGACACGCTCATCCTGATCAAGACGATGCTGAAGAAGCACTCGTTCCAGAACCCGTTCACCAAGGGCATCTCGGGGCGGGCACCGCAGGCGGGCGGTTCGCGGCTGGAGCGGTTCTGCCGCTCGGGCCGCTCCAACTCGGCCCCGGGCGACTATCACACCTCGGAACG CCAACCTTCGAGCGAGTCGCTGCTCCCGTCGGTGACGGAAGGGGTGACCAGCCCGCTCGGCAGTCCGGATGCCACCTCCACCGtcgccaccatcaccaccggcAGCATCATCTCCGAGCTGGACAGTCTCACGCTTCGGTCGGACGCATCGTGCCCATCCTCCAGCACGGACAACGATACGGCCACG TCCCTGCTTAGTACCTCCTACTATGAAGTACTGCTGTAG
- the LOC121590837 gene encoding calcium/calmodulin-dependent protein kinase kinase 1 isoform X3, which produces MASRVPLTYEMSPTVHTEADIESSVAVAKQVAEAVEEEEGSADDLHPRLPGTTTTAFQPSPVVVVPGSVTIVVECHNDADAAADGGTGGSRITTTNNNSASMKCLNFTTSPHASARNTHAASGQGCISNTTVQDGGSETTTSSPSPPLPPPTTATTTTTVDSAKSNQFVNHSFSCGGGEDMGTSGSVVVASEDCAEAAQTQPGMTELARGFADVVRVSTSVPQPVTVSCCATGPGGNGVAPRGTPTADNDDMLEASNRSESQLEISAAGIGPGAGGLRGRVLPKLQTLEQTTRPIYPNVPYSPYNSPYGSPRSGRRRTPLRESRRVSIEQSGSFLQLNQYKLLDQIGQGSYGLVKLAYSEEDSTHYAMKILSKRKLLRKAGLMRRGPKRGTSPLDRVYREIAVLKKLDHPNVVKLVEVLDDPLEDSLYLVFELVQQGEVLSIPTETPLSEERAWNVFRDVLLGVEYLHYQRIIHGDLKPANLLLSDSGSVKVADLGVCNEFLGEDAAMNNGSTAGTPAFRAPETLLPGQHFYNGKAADIWALGATLFSLVHGNVPFIATSVPGVYEKIKNDPLEFPANSSAAASSISEELRDLISRMLDKDPQQRITLPQIKEHPWMTKHGTVRLPSEEENCRLVQISDEDMSSVVKSIPKLDTLILIKTMLKKHSFQNPFTKGISGRAPQAGGSRLERFCRSGRSNSAPGDYHTSERQPSSESLLPSVTEGVTSPLGSPDATSTVATITTGSIISELDSLTLRSDASCPSSSTDNDTATSLLSTSYYEVLL; this is translated from the exons ATGGCCAGCAGAGTACCGCTCACGTACGAAATGTCTCCAACGGTACACACAGAGGCGGACATCGAGTCGTCAGTAGCAGTAGCGAAGCAGGTAGCGGAAGCAGTCGAAGAGGAGGAAGGATCTGCGGACGATCTCCATCCTAGGTTGCcgggcaccaccaccaccgccttcCAGCCGTcgcccgtcgtcgtcgtaccCGGGTCCGTCACCATAGTCGTTGAGTGTCATAACGATGCGGATGCTGCCGCCGATGGTGGTACCGGTGGTAGtcgcatcaccaccaccaacaacaacagtgcTAGTATGAAATGTCTCAATTTTACCACCTCGCCCCACGCATCCGCTCGCAATACTCATGCTGCATCTGGCCAGGGCTGCATCTCGAACACGACAGTACAGGACGGTGGTTCCGAAACGACGacatcatcaccatcgccgccgctgccgccgccaacaacagcaacaacaacaaccacagtAGATAGTGCAAAGAGTAATCAATTCGTCAATCATAGCTTTAGCTGCGGAGGGGGGGAAGACATGGGCACCAGCGGTTCCGTGGTCGTGGCCAGCGAGGATTGTGCCGAGGCCGCCCAAACGCAACCGGGGATGACGGAGCTGGCACGCGGCTTTGCGGATGTAGTGCGCGTGTCGACCAGTGTGCCGCAGCCGGTGACGGTGAGCTGCTGCGCTACCGGACCGGGCGGAAACGGAGTGGCGCCGAGAGGCACGCCAACAGCAG ATAATGACGACATGCTGGAAGCGTCCAACCGGTCCGAATCGCAGCTCGAGATCAGTGCGGCCGGTATTGGGCCGGGGGCGGGTGGGCTGCGGGGCCGCGTACTGCCGAAGCTGCAGACGCTCGAGCAGACGACGCGCCCGATCTACCCGAACGTGCCGTACAGCCCGTACAACAGCCCGTACGGTAGCCCGCGCAGTGGCCGCCGCCGGACACCGTTGCGCGAGTCGAGGCGCGTGTCGATCGAGCAGTCGGGCAGCTTTCTGCAGCTGAACCAGTACAAACTGCTGGACCAGATTGGGCAG GGTTCGTACGGTTTGGTGAAGCTGGCATACTCCGAGGAAGACTCTACACACTACGCCATGAAGATCCTGTCGAAAAGGAAGCTCCTTCGCAAGGCGGGCCTGATGCGCCGGGGACCGAAGCGGGGCACATCACCACTGGACCGGGTGTATCGTGAGATTGCCGTGCTGAAGAAG CTGGACCATCCGAACGTGGTGAAGCTGGTGGAGGTGCTGGACGATCCGCTGGAGGATTCGCTCTATCTAGTCTTCGAGTTGGTGCAACAGGGCGAAGTGTTGAGCATACCGACCGAAACACCCCTGAGCGAGGAACGTGCCTGGAATGTGTTTCGAGACGTGCTGCTGGGCGTCGAATATC TACACTATCAGCGCATCATCCACGGGGACCTGAAGCCGGCCAATCTGCTGCTGTCCGATTCTGGCAGCGTCAAGGTGGCCGACCTCGGCGTCTGCAACGAGTTCCTCGGCGAGGATGCGGCCATGAACAACGGTTCCACGGCGGGGACGCCCGCCTTCCGGGCGCCGGAAACTCTGCTGCCCGGGCAACACTTTTACAATGGCAAGGCGGCCGACATCTGGGCCCTGGGCGCGACACTGTTCTCGCTCGTGCACGGTAACGTCCCGTTCATTGCCACCTCGGTGCCGGGCGTGTACGAGAAGATCAAGAACGATCCGCTCGAGTTTCCGGCGAACTCGAGTGCCGccgccagcagcatcagcGAGGAGCTACGCGATCTGATCAGCCGTATGCTGGATAAGGACCCGCAGCAGCGCATCACGCTGCCCCAGATCAAGGAGCACCCGTGGATGACCAAGCACGGTACGGTGCGGCTGCCGAGCGAGGAGGAAAACTGCCGGCTGGTGCAGATCAGCGACGAGGACATGAGCAGCGTGGTCAAGAGCATACCGAAGCTGGACACGCTCATCCTGATCAAGACGATGCTGAAGAAGCACTCGTTCCAGAACCCGTTCACCAAGGGCATCTCGGGGCGGGCACCGCAGGCGGGCGGTTCGCGGCTGGAGCGGTTCTGCCGCTCGGGCCGCTCCAACTCGGCCCCGGGCGACTATCACACCTCGGAACG CCAACCTTCGAGCGAGTCGCTGCTCCCGTCGGTGACGGAAGGGGTGACCAGCCCGCTCGGCAGTCCGGATGCCACCTCCACCGtcgccaccatcaccaccggcAGCATCATCTCCGAGCTGGACAGTCTCACGCTTCGGTCGGACGCATCGTGCCCATCCTCCAGCACGGACAACGATACGGCCACG TCCCTGCTTAGTACCTCCTACTATGAAGTACTGCTGTAG
- the LOC121590837 gene encoding calcium/calmodulin-dependent protein kinase kinase 1 isoform X2 — MTAAAAAAAATTAAATVSPSRAKNPVTPCASGDGDDNPLPPPSPPPLTSIEPMAPTPAHHPVHYHPMITISDHNVDATANPNNRTTTINPTVHELRREVSAGPSTQSCDNDHHHHHQQQQQHYHHSNPTVVMPFVPPTNVPLDADRCDELTANVPSSTSNYHHHHQYHHPVVTTTTTTNSTTSVATNTVTGRTSKPPLHSYQHHYQSYHHHQLSTDSGGSGGSVPPAVSMVAGGGTYRSHSARFMTQHIKILPKTQSLDLADNDDMLEASNRSESQLEISAAGIGPGAGGLRGRVLPKLQTLEQTTRPIYPNVPYSPYNSPYGSPRSGRRRTPLRESRRVSIEQSGSFLQLNQYKLLDQIGQGSYGLVKLAYSEEDSTHYAMKILSKRKLLRKAGLMRRGPKRGTSPLDRVYREIAVLKKLDHPNVVKLVEVLDDPLEDSLYLVFELVQQGEVLSIPTETPLSEERAWNVFRDVLLGVEYLHYQRIIHGDLKPANLLLSDSGSVKVADLGVCNEFLGEDAAMNNGSTAGTPAFRAPETLLPGQHFYNGKAADIWALGATLFSLVHGNVPFIATSVPGVYEKIKNDPLEFPANSSAAASSISEELRDLISRMLDKDPQQRITLPQIKEHPWMTKHGTVRLPSEEENCRLVQISDEDMSSVVKSIPKLDTLILIKTMLKKHSFQNPFTKGISGRAPQAGGSRLERFCRSGRSNSAPGDYHTSERQPSSESLLPSVTEGVTSPLGSPDATSTVATITTGSIISELDSLTLRSDASCPSSSTDNDTATVTIITTPPE; from the exons ATGactgcggcggcggcagcagcagcagcaacgacggCTGCTGCCACCGTGTCGCCCAGCCGAGCAAAAAACCCCGTAACCCCTTGTGCGTCCGGCGATGGTGACGATAACCCTttgccaccaccatcaccaccaccactaaccAGCATAGAACCGATGGCGCCGACGCCTGCCCATCATCCCGTGCATTACCATCCTATGATAACCATCAGTGACCATAACGTGGACGCCACTGCTAACCCTAACAACCGTACTACTACTATTAACCCAACCGTGCATGAGCTTCGGCGTGAGGTATCGGCGGGACCCAGTACCCAATCCTGTGATaatgaccaccaccaccaccatcaacaacaacaacaacattatcATCATTCTAACCCAACTGTTGTTATGCCTTTCGTACCACCCACTAACGTGCCGCTCGATGCAGATCGATGCGACGAACTAACTGCTAACGTCCCATCATCCACCAGcaattaccaccaccaccaccaatacCATCATCCCGTcgtaaccaccaccaccaccaccaacagtaCTACCAGTGTTGCCACTAACACGGTGACGGGAAGGACCAGTAAACCGCCGCTCCATAGCTACCAGCACCACTACCAgagctaccaccaccatcagctcTCCACTGacagtggtggtagtggtggtagtgtgCCACCAGCAGTGTCGATGGTAGCGGGCGGTGGCACCTATCGGTCGCATAGTGCCCGCTTTATGACGCAGCACATTAAAATCCTACCCAAAACTCAATCCCTCGATTTGGCAGATAATGACGACATGCTGGAAGCGTCCAACCGGTCCGAATCGCAGCTCGAGATCAGTGCGGCCGGTATTGGGCCGGGGGCGGGTGGGCTGCGGGGCCGCGTACTGCCGAAGCTGCAGACGCTCGAGCAGACGACGCGCCCGATCTACCCGAACGTGCCGTACAGCCCGTACAACAGCCCGTACGGTAGCCCGCGCAGTGGCCGCCGCCGGACACCGTTGCGCGAGTCGAGGCGCGTGTCGATCGAGCAGTCGGGCAGCTTTCTGCAGCTGAACCAGTACAAACTGCTGGACCAGATTGGGCAG GGTTCGTACGGTTTGGTGAAGCTGGCATACTCCGAGGAAGACTCTACACACTACGCCATGAAGATCCTGTCGAAAAGGAAGCTCCTTCGCAAGGCGGGCCTGATGCGCCGGGGACCGAAGCGGGGCACATCACCACTGGACCGGGTGTATCGTGAGATTGCCGTGCTGAAGAAG CTGGACCATCCGAACGTGGTGAAGCTGGTGGAGGTGCTGGACGATCCGCTGGAGGATTCGCTCTATCTAGTCTTCGAGTTGGTGCAACAGGGCGAAGTGTTGAGCATACCGACCGAAACACCCCTGAGCGAGGAACGTGCCTGGAATGTGTTTCGAGACGTGCTGCTGGGCGTCGAATATC TACACTATCAGCGCATCATCCACGGGGACCTGAAGCCGGCCAATCTGCTGCTGTCCGATTCTGGCAGCGTCAAGGTGGCCGACCTCGGCGTCTGCAACGAGTTCCTCGGCGAGGATGCGGCCATGAACAACGGTTCCACGGCGGGGACGCCCGCCTTCCGGGCGCCGGAAACTCTGCTGCCCGGGCAACACTTTTACAATGGCAAGGCGGCCGACATCTGGGCCCTGGGCGCGACACTGTTCTCGCTCGTGCACGGTAACGTCCCGTTCATTGCCACCTCGGTGCCGGGCGTGTACGAGAAGATCAAGAACGATCCGCTCGAGTTTCCGGCGAACTCGAGTGCCGccgccagcagcatcagcGAGGAGCTACGCGATCTGATCAGCCGTATGCTGGATAAGGACCCGCAGCAGCGCATCACGCTGCCCCAGATCAAGGAGCACCCGTGGATGACCAAGCACGGTACGGTGCGGCTGCCGAGCGAGGAGGAAAACTGCCGGCTGGTGCAGATCAGCGACGAGGACATGAGCAGCGTGGTCAAGAGCATACCGAAGCTGGACACGCTCATCCTGATCAAGACGATGCTGAAGAAGCACTCGTTCCAGAACCCGTTCACCAAGGGCATCTCGGGGCGGGCACCGCAGGCGGGCGGTTCGCGGCTGGAGCGGTTCTGCCGCTCGGGCCGCTCCAACTCGGCCCCGGGCGACTATCACACCTCGGAACG CCAACCTTCGAGCGAGTCGCTGCTCCCGTCGGTGACGGAAGGGGTGACCAGCCCGCTCGGCAGTCCGGATGCCACCTCCACCGtcgccaccatcaccaccggcAGCATCATCTCCGAGCTGGACAGTCTCACGCTTCGGTCGGACGCATCGTGCCCATCCTCCAGCACGGACAACGATACGGCCACGGTAACAATTATTACCACTCCGCCCGAGTAG